A single genomic interval of Bacteroidota bacterium harbors:
- a CDS encoding methylmalonyl-CoA mutase family protein, translating to METTPYTPTHPVRFVTAASLFDGHDASINIMRRILQASGAEVIHLGHDRSVLEVVKTAVEEDAHGIAISSYQGGHVEYFKYMVDLLREQGCAHIQVFGGGGGVIVPEEIAELEAYGVAKIFSPEDGMRLGLQGMINHMLRVCDVDPAYSEQRAEGRGIRGQGGESTGVVVQPKATDARAVARALTSVEQGGGSAGDGAQGDPAFRDATATDHRVPVLGITGTGGAGKSTLTDEITRRFLSDFADIEVAVLSVDPTRRRTGGALLGDRIRMNATYGEHADRVYMRSFATRQAHRATSQALRDSIDVCRAAGFDLIIVETAGIGQSDTEVSELVDVSLYVMTHDFGAPTQLEKIGMLDHADLVALNKFEKRGSRDALRDIKKQVQRNRAAFDRPPDAMPVFATMASHFNDPGVSRLYLAVLDRLRPLGFDRTSALYDADALPEPDPSEQAVIPPKRQRYLAEIADRCRDYRSWAEGQVALARKWGQAVGARAQVGDWQPEDQEMLKARLDEMATYWWDKLDPRCRNIIGNWDGLAASYRQDELVYEVRGREIRQPLTHETLSGTKVPRVALPRTEDPGERLRYALLENLPGYFPFTAGVFPLKRTGEDPTRMFAGEGTPERTNKRFHLVSLGLPAKRLSTAFDSVTLYGRDPDERPDIYGKVGNAGVSICTLDDMKKLYSGFDLADPKTSVSMTINGPAPTILALFMNTAVDQQVEQFLRAEGRWDEAEAVIADKLGDDRPVYTPYEAGDLPEGHDGSGLGLLGCTGQDLADWGVLGQADYDRIRAETLKVVRGTVQADILKEDQAQNTCIFSTEFSLRCMGDMQQHFIEHDVRNYYSVSISGYHIAEAGANPITQLALTLSNGFTYVEYYLSRGMDIDRFAPNLSFFFSNGMDAEYSVLGRVARRIWSVAMRDRYGANERAQKLKYHIQTSGRSLHAQEIAFNDIRTTLQALVAIYDNCNSLHTNAYDEAITTPTEESVRRAMAIQLIINRELGLAKNENPIQGAYIIDELTDLVEEAVLAEFERINDRGGVLGAMETMYQRGKIQEESLYYEHKKHAGDLPVIGVNTFTSGDGVMEETETVPLMRSTDEEKQRQIANLRAFQARNAEHAAEALDRLQTAARDGGNVFAELMETAQVCSLGQITTALFEVGGQYRRNM from the coding sequence CGAGGAGGACGCCCACGGGATCGCCATCTCGTCCTACCAGGGCGGCCACGTCGAGTACTTCAAGTACATGGTCGACCTCCTGCGCGAGCAGGGCTGCGCGCACATCCAGGTCTTCGGCGGCGGCGGTGGGGTGATCGTACCCGAGGAGATCGCCGAGCTCGAGGCCTACGGCGTGGCGAAGATCTTCTCGCCCGAGGACGGGATGCGGCTCGGCCTCCAGGGCATGATCAACCACATGCTCCGGGTGTGCGACGTGGACCCAGCGTACAGCGAGCAGAGGGCAGAGGGCAGAGGGATAAGGGGCCAGGGAGGAGAGAGCACAGGCGTGGTCGTGCAGCCTAAGGCGACGGACGCGCGGGCCGTGGCGCGAGCGCTGACGAGTGTGGAGCAGGGCGGCGGCTCGGCGGGCGATGGGGCGCAGGGTGACCCCGCCTTCCGCGACGCGACGGCCACGGACCACCGCGTCCCCGTCCTCGGCATCACCGGCACCGGCGGGGCGGGCAAGTCGACCCTCACCGACGAGATCACACGCCGCTTCCTGAGCGACTTCGCCGACATCGAAGTCGCCGTGCTCTCGGTCGACCCGACGCGGCGGCGGACCGGCGGGGCGCTCCTCGGCGACCGCATCCGCATGAACGCCACCTACGGCGAGCACGCCGACCGGGTCTACATGCGCTCCTTCGCCACGCGCCAGGCCCACCGCGCCACCAGCCAGGCCCTCCGCGACTCCATCGACGTGTGCCGCGCCGCCGGGTTCGACCTCATTATCGTCGAGACCGCCGGCATCGGGCAGAGTGACACCGAGGTCAGCGAGCTCGTCGACGTCTCGCTCTACGTGATGACCCACGACTTCGGCGCGCCGACGCAGCTCGAAAAGATCGGGATGCTCGACCACGCCGACCTCGTGGCGCTCAACAAGTTCGAGAAGCGCGGCAGCCGCGACGCGCTGCGCGACATCAAGAAGCAGGTCCAGCGCAACCGCGCGGCCTTCGACCGACCGCCGGACGCCATGCCCGTCTTCGCGACGATGGCGAGCCACTTCAACGACCCCGGCGTCAGCCGCCTCTACCTCGCCGTCCTCGACCGGCTCCGCCCGCTAGGCTTCGACCGCACGAGCGCGCTCTACGACGCCGACGCGCTCCCCGAGCCGGACCCGTCCGAGCAGGCCGTGATCCCGCCCAAGCGCCAGCGCTACCTCGCCGAGATCGCCGACCGCTGCCGCGACTACCGATCCTGGGCCGAGGGGCAGGTCGCGCTCGCCCGCAAGTGGGGGCAGGCCGTCGGCGCCCGGGCGCAAGTCGGGGACTGGCAGCCCGAGGACCAGGAGATGCTGAAGGCGCGGCTTGACGAGATGGCGACGTACTGGTGGGACAAGCTCGACCCCCGCTGCCGCAACATCATCGGGAACTGGGACGGCCTCGCCGCGAGCTACCGGCAGGACGAGCTCGTCTACGAAGTCCGGGGCCGCGAAATCCGCCAGCCGCTGACCCACGAGACGCTCTCCGGGACGAAGGTGCCGCGCGTCGCCCTCCCCCGGACCGAGGACCCCGGCGAGCGCCTCCGCTACGCGCTTCTCGAAAACCTCCCCGGCTACTTCCCCTTCACCGCGGGCGTCTTCCCGCTCAAGCGCACCGGCGAGGACCCGACCCGGATGTTCGCCGGCGAGGGCACGCCGGAGCGGACCAACAAGCGCTTCCACCTCGTCTCGCTCGGCCTCCCGGCTAAGCGCCTCTCGACCGCCTTCGACTCGGTCACGCTCTACGGCCGCGACCCCGACGAGCGGCCCGACATCTACGGCAAGGTCGGCAACGCGGGCGTCTCGATCTGCACGCTCGACGACATGAAGAAGCTCTACTCCGGCTTCGACCTCGCCGACCCCAAGACGAGCGTCTCGATGACGATCAACGGCCCCGCGCCGACGATCCTCGCCCTGTTCATGAACACCGCCGTCGACCAGCAGGTCGAGCAGTTCCTGCGGGCCGAGGGCCGGTGGGACGAGGCCGAAGCCGTGATCGCCGACAAGCTCGGGGACGACCGGCCGGTCTACACGCCGTACGAGGCCGGCGACCTCCCCGAAGGCCACGACGGCTCCGGCCTTGGTCTTCTCGGCTGCACCGGCCAGGACCTCGCCGACTGGGGCGTGCTCGGCCAGGCCGACTACGACCGCATCCGCGCCGAGACGCTCAAGGTGGTGCGCGGGACCGTGCAGGCGGACATCCTCAAGGAGGACCAGGCCCAGAACACCTGCATCTTCTCGACCGAGTTCTCGCTCCGCTGCATGGGTGACATGCAGCAGCATTTCATCGAGCACGACGTGCGCAACTACTACTCGGTCTCGATCTCCGGCTACCACATCGCTGAGGCGGGCGCGAACCCCATCACCCAACTCGCGCTCACGCTCTCCAACGGGTTCACCTACGTCGAGTACTACCTCAGCCGGGGGATGGACATCGACCGCTTCGCGCCGAACCTGTCGTTCTTCTTCTCGAACGGGATGGACGCCGAGTACTCCGTCCTCGGGCGCGTCGCCCGGCGCATCTGGTCGGTGGCGATGCGCGACCGCTACGGCGCGAACGAGCGGGCGCAGAAGCTGAAGTACCACATCCAGACCTCGGGCCGGAGCCTTCACGCCCAGGAAATCGCCTTCAACGACATCCGCACCACGCTCCAGGCGCTCGTTGCGATCTACGACAACTGCAACAGCCTCCACACCAACGCCTACGACGAGGCCATCACGACCCCGACCGAGGAGAGCGTCCGCCGCGCGATGGCGATCCAGCTCATCATCAACCGCGAACTCGGCCTCGCCAAGAACGAGAACCCGATCCAGGGGGCCTACATCATCGACGAACTGACCGACCTCGTCGAGGAGGCCGTGCTCGCGGAGTTCGAGCGGATCAACGACCGCGGCGGCGTGCTCGGCGCGATGGAGACGATGTACCAGCGCGGCAAAATCCAGGAAGAGTCGCTCTACTACGAGCACAAGAAGCACGCGGGCGATCTTCCGGTGATCGGCGTCAACACGTTCACCTCGGGCGACGGGGTGATGGAGGAGACCGAGACCGTCCCACTCATGCGCTCCACCGACGAGGAGAAGCAGCGCCAGATCGCCAACCTCCGCGCCTTCCAGGCCCGCAACGCCGAGCATGCCGCCGAGGCCCTCGACCGCCTGCAGACCGCCGCGCGCGACGGCGGCAACGTCTTCGCCGAGCTGATGGAGACGGCCCAGGTCTGCTCGCTCGGCCAGATCACGACCGCCCTCTTCGAAGTCGGCGGCCAGTACCGCCGCAACATGTGA
- a CDS encoding DUF4258 domain-containing protein → MSETLVRIQALIRKRNVRVSAHGYDELAADDVLFRDVLTGMPDAEIVEDYPDYYKGPSVLVLVYDDAQQPIHVVWGIPKGASGPAVLVTAYRPDPARWTGDFRQRKP, encoded by the coding sequence ATGTCTGAGACGCTGGTGCGTATCCAAGCGCTCATCCGCAAACGAAATGTGCGCGTCTCCGCTCACGGATACGACGAGTTGGCTGCCGACGATGTCCTCTTCCGGGACGTGCTGACGGGCATGCCCGATGCCGAAATCGTCGAAGACTATCCTGACTACTACAAGGGACCGTCCGTGTTAGTGCTGGTCTATGACGACGCGCAGCAGCCGATTCATGTCGTGTGGGGCATCCCGAAAGGGGCCAGCGGACCCGCCGTGTTGGTGACGGCGTACCGTCCCGACCCCGCTCGGTGGACGGGCGACTTTAGACAGCGAAAGCCATGA
- a CDS encoding Uma2 family endonuclease produces MDRTIRMVRGQTLADFRRLPEGTLVELIGGHLVFRPTPLVQHRRVVGQLVWLLGDFVESRDLGVVVSWIDTRLSDADAFQPDLVFVSHERLGILGEQEIEGAPDLVVEVLSPSTGYYDLTQKREAYERAGVREYWIVDPERQTVEVLTLDEGAYRTAAKAERAGRIGSVLLEGFETRLERLFLAVG; encoded by the coding sequence GTGGACCGAACGATTCGGATGGTGCGGGGGCAGACGCTGGCGGATTTCCGCCGGCTGCCCGAGGGCACGCTCGTAGAACTGATCGGCGGGCATCTCGTCTTTCGGCCAACGCCGCTCGTGCAGCACCGGCGGGTCGTCGGGCAACTGGTCTGGCTGCTGGGGGACTTCGTCGAGAGCCGAGACCTCGGCGTCGTGGTGAGTTGGATCGATACTCGGCTCTCGGACGCGGATGCTTTTCAGCCAGACCTCGTGTTTGTATCGCACGAGCGGCTCGGCATTCTCGGCGAGCAGGAGATCGAAGGCGCACCGGACCTCGTGGTGGAGGTCCTCTCGCCGAGCACGGGGTACTACGACCTTACGCAGAAGCGCGAGGCCTACGAACGCGCAGGCGTGCGCGAATACTGGATCGTAGACCCCGAACGGCAAACGGTGGAGGTGCTGACGCTGGACGAGGGGGCGTACCGGACGGCAGCGAAAGCAGAGCGAGCGGGGCGCATCGGGTCGGTGCTGCTCGAGGGCTTCGAGACCAGGCTGGAGCGGCTTTTTCTGGCGGTGGGCTGA
- the pabB gene encoding aminodeoxychorismate synthase component I, with the protein MLFPPDSVLLDAGWPDASGQASGALLFTRPERVLTASRLSEIPGLLGELDRVAAAGRVAVGYLAYEAGYAFETIAALKPHAGLLAWFGVYRAPERLSEEDLEALLSQAGAHRLTETQFAIDRATYRDRIEHIRHHIREGDVYQINFTAPFRFGVEGDPVGLYRALRERQRVGFGALLRAGDDWVLSRSPELFFRREGERVATRPMKGTVRRGATARLDEAQAGWLTADEKNRAENLMIVDLLRNDLAVVAEPGSVTVPALFEAERYDTLWQMTSTVEAKLRPSTGTADLVRALFPCGSVTGAPKIRAMQLIHELEAAPRGVYCGAIGLVAPGRAVFNVPIRTLALRGGQGTMGIGSGVVWDSDPEAEYDECLLKARFLTEPRADFALLETVRWEGGYALLDLHLGRLRRAAAYFGYPFDETTLRARLASLAFETEAPHRVRLTLDRHGCTEAEATPLAEVPLVLRRAVVYPEPADSTDPFLRHKTTHRGFYDRALAWAEPRGFDEAMLVNERGELTEGTRTNLFVREGGRLWTPPLASGGLDGVYRAHRLATDPEAGERVLRPADLVRADAVYLANALRGMQAVTVSLDA; encoded by the coding sequence TTGCTGTTTCCCCCCGATTCTGTCCTGCTCGACGCCGGCTGGCCCGACGCCTCCGGCCAGGCGTCCGGTGCGCTCCTCTTCACCCGGCCGGAGCGCGTCCTCACGGCGTCCCGCCTGAGCGAGATCCCGGGCCTGCTTGGGGAACTGGACCGCGTGGCGGCAGCAGGACGGGTAGCGGTGGGCTACCTCGCCTACGAGGCGGGCTACGCCTTCGAGACGATTGCGGCGCTCAAACCGCACGCCGGGCTGCTGGCGTGGTTCGGGGTCTACCGAGCACCCGAGCGGCTGAGCGAAGAGGACCTGGAGGCGCTGCTGAGCCAGGCCGGTGCGCACCGCCTCACCGAGACACAGTTCGCCATCGACCGGGCGACCTACCGGGACCGCATCGAGCACATCCGCCATCACATCCGCGAGGGGGACGTCTACCAGATCAATTTCACCGCGCCGTTCCGGTTCGGGGTCGAGGGCGATCCGGTCGGGCTCTACCGGGCGCTGCGCGAGCGGCAGCGCGTCGGCTTCGGGGCGCTCCTCCGCGCGGGCGACGACTGGGTGCTCTCGCGCTCGCCTGAGCTTTTTTTCCGGCGCGAGGGCGAGCGCGTCGCAACGCGGCCGATGAAGGGCACGGTCCGTCGCGGTGCCACCGCGCGCCTGGACGAAGCCCAGGCCGGCTGGCTCACCGCCGACGAGAAAAACCGCGCCGAGAACCTGATGATCGTCGACCTCCTGCGCAACGACCTTGCGGTCGTCGCCGAGCCGGGGTCCGTGACCGTGCCTGCGCTGTTCGAGGCCGAGCGCTACGACACGCTCTGGCAGATGACCTCGACCGTCGAGGCGAAGCTGCGCCCCAGCACCGGGACCGCTGACCTCGTGCGAGCGCTCTTCCCGTGCGGCTCGGTGACGGGCGCGCCGAAGATCCGGGCGATGCAGCTCATCCACGAACTCGAGGCCGCGCCGCGCGGGGTCTACTGCGGAGCCATCGGGCTCGTCGCGCCCGGCCGGGCAGTCTTCAACGTGCCGATCCGCACCCTCGCGCTGCGCGGCGGGCAGGGGACGATGGGCATCGGCAGCGGCGTCGTGTGGGACTCCGACCCCGAGGCGGAGTACGACGAGTGCCTCCTCAAAGCCCGCTTCCTGACCGAGCCGCGGGCGGACTTCGCGCTCCTCGAAACCGTCCGGTGGGAGGGAGGCTACGCGCTCCTGGACCTTCACCTCGGCCGGCTTCGCCGCGCCGCCGCCTACTTCGGCTACCCCTTCGACGAGACCACGCTGCGCGCCCGGCTCGCCAGTCTTGCATTCGAGACCGAGGCCCCGCACCGCGTTCGCCTCACGCTCGACCGGCACGGGTGCACCGAGGCTGAGGCGACGCCGCTCGCCGAGGTGCCGCTCGTGCTCCGCCGCGCCGTCGTCTACCCCGAGCCCGCCGACTCCACCGACCCGTTTCTTCGCCACAAGACAACGCACCGGGGGTTCTACGACCGCGCACTCGCGTGGGCCGAGCCGCGCGGCTTCGACGAGGCGATGCTCGTCAACGAGCGCGGCGAACTGACGGAGGGCACGCGCACCAACCTCTTCGTCCGCGAGGGCGGCCGGCTGTGGACGCCGCCCCTCGCGTCCGGCGGCCTGGACGGCGTCTACCGCGCCCACCGCCTCGCCACCGACCCTGAGGCCGGGGAGCGCGTGCTGCGCCCGGCGGACCTCGTGCGCGCCGACGCCGTATATCTCGCCAACGCACTTCGTGGTATGCAGGCCGTCACGGTTAGCCTCGATGCGTGA
- a CDS encoding DUF937 domain-containing protein, whose amino-acid sequence MAGILDILGPALSGGTLQQLSSAVGTDDQTTQRAAMAALPVILGAMNRNTNDPQQAQSLASALERDHDGGILDNLGGFLGGLTGAGAPSDAAGVNARAANGTGILGHIFGNQLSQVQQGVGKATGLDSGQVMKMMVALAPMVMGYLGRQKRQQNLNAGGLSDLLGREASNARSAAPNDLMGMLGGLLDRDGDGSPIDDVLGGLLGKR is encoded by the coding sequence ATGGCAGGCATCCTCGACATACTCGGCCCCGCGCTCAGCGGCGGCACCCTCCAGCAACTCAGCAGCGCCGTCGGCACCGACGACCAGACCACGCAGCGCGCCGCGATGGCCGCGCTCCCGGTGATCCTCGGCGCGATGAACCGCAACACGAACGACCCGCAGCAGGCGCAGTCGCTCGCGAGCGCCCTCGAGCGCGACCACGACGGTGGCATCCTCGACAACCTCGGCGGCTTCCTCGGCGGCCTCACTGGGGCGGGGGCCCCCTCCGACGCGGCTGGCGTCAATGCCCGCGCGGCCAACGGAACCGGCATCCTCGGCCACATCTTCGGCAACCAGCTGTCCCAGGTGCAGCAGGGCGTCGGCAAGGCGACCGGGCTCGACAGCGGGCAGGTGATGAAAATGATGGTGGCCCTCGCACCGATGGTGATGGGCTACCTCGGGCGCCAGAAGCGCCAGCAGAACCTGAACGCGGGCGGCCTCTCGGACCTCCTGGGCCGCGAAGCCTCGAACGCCCGCTCCGCCGCGCCGAACGATCTGATGGGCATGCTCGGCGGCCTCCTCGACCGCGACGGCGACGGCAGCCCGATCGACGATGTGCTCGGCGGCCTGCTCGGCAAGCGGTGA
- a CDS encoding polyphosphate kinase 2 family protein, translated as MTIDLDRYRIVPGETPRLDERDTADTQGLSEDQDEDRVDDQVEDNLDRIDDLQERLYAESEQSLLIVLQAMDGAGKDSTIRSVFGPLNPQGVRVASFKAPTKEELAHDFLWRVHRQAPEAGHIRIFNRSHYEDVLVVRVHEWADAETIERRYDHINHFEALLADRGTCILKLMLHVSPEYQLERMRRRLRKPDKHWKFNPEDLEERKLWDDYQDAFEVALARCSTEAAPWYVIPAEERWFRDLVVSQLVLETLEDMDPQYPEPSFDPADFPPDEIS; from the coding sequence ATGACCATCGACCTCGACCGCTACCGCATCGTCCCCGGCGAGACCCCGCGTCTCGACGAGCGCGACACCGCCGACACGCAGGGGCTCTCCGAAGACCAGGACGAGGACCGCGTCGACGACCAAGTCGAGGACAACCTCGACCGGATCGACGACCTCCAGGAGCGGCTCTACGCCGAGAGCGAGCAGTCGCTCCTGATCGTGCTCCAGGCGATGGATGGGGCAGGCAAGGACTCGACGATCCGCAGCGTCTTCGGGCCGCTCAACCCGCAGGGCGTCCGCGTGGCGAGCTTCAAAGCGCCGACGAAAGAGGAACTCGCCCACGACTTCCTGTGGCGTGTCCACCGGCAGGCTCCCGAGGCCGGGCACATCCGCATCTTCAACCGCTCGCACTACGAGGACGTGCTCGTCGTCCGCGTCCACGAGTGGGCCGACGCCGAGACCATCGAGCGGCGCTACGACCACATCAACCACTTCGAGGCGCTTCTCGCCGACCGGGGCACATGCATCCTCAAACTGATGCTCCACGTCTCGCCGGAGTACCAGCTCGAACGGATGCGCCGCCGCCTCCGCAAGCCCGACAAGCACTGGAAGTTCAACCCCGAGGACCTCGAAGAGCGCAAGCTCTGGGACGACTACCAAGACGCCTTCGAAGTCGCCCTTGCGCGCTGCTCGACCGAGGCTGCGCCGTGGTACGTCATCCCCGCTGAGGAGCGGTGGTTCCGCGACCTCGTGGTGAGCCAACTCGTGCTGGAGACGCTGGAGGACATGGATCCCCAGTACCCCGAGCCGTCGTTCGACCCGGCCGATTTTCCACCCGACGAGATCAGCTAG
- a CDS encoding sulfatase-like hydrolase/transferase has protein sequence MFYRFVSAWRLLACLVFCAAAPLARPTADDSLNVILIFVDDLGYDDLGSYGSTDALTPHLDSLAAQGLRFTDFYAGSPVCTPSRYALLTGRYPFRADNPALLNHLVWHDTENGIDDRDSTLAEAFQANGYQTALIGKWHLGHGSVLVSDTTDSQFHPLHHGFDSFYGSFMGIDYNTHWHGDEYLDWWENRRPAPEDSLGYATQLFGDRAVAYIDERPEAGAASPPFFLYLPFTAPHFGRPPVMTRTGVLQLPIGQEEEYLSRFDGVEISGSRMRTILRKRYLAMVAVLDDEVGRIMDALDRNGLADRTVIWFISDNGGFVELGASNAPLRGGKKEPYEGGIRVPSFVSWPGHIAPGVSAQLAGNIDVAPTLLSLAGIPFDHPVDGIDLGDHLAGGPVFSRGGIATVNAVHGDAYRLRQWKLVRPYDAAGAPLPPELYDLSTDANEVTDLASVYPDTLAMLVDLLPYGKSVGARPTAMDSPAKTAVQRAVRAPETELRVAPNPSRPGAGDAFVELTLGMEERVRLEVFDLLGRRIALLWEGPLEASTYRFALPATASGTFVVRAASPSGTHTVKATRAR, from the coding sequence ATGTTCTACCGATTCGTCAGCGCGTGGCGGCTCCTCGCCTGCTTGGTCTTCTGCGCGGCGGCCCCCCTGGCCCGCCCGACCGCAGACGACTCGCTCAACGTCATTCTCATCTTCGTCGACGACCTGGGCTACGACGACCTCGGCTCTTACGGCAGCACGGACGCGCTCACCCCGCACCTCGACTCGCTCGCGGCGCAGGGTCTTCGGTTCACAGACTTCTACGCAGGCAGCCCGGTCTGCACGCCGTCGCGCTACGCCCTGCTTACCGGCCGCTATCCGTTCCGCGCCGACAACCCTGCGCTACTCAACCACCTCGTGTGGCACGATACCGAGAACGGCATTGACGACCGAGACAGCACCCTGGCCGAAGCCTTCCAGGCCAACGGCTACCAGACCGCCCTGATCGGCAAGTGGCATCTCGGCCACGGCTCGGTCCTCGTGAGCGATACCACCGACAGCCAGTTCCACCCGCTGCACCACGGCTTCGACTCGTTCTACGGCTCGTTCATGGGCATCGACTACAATACTCACTGGCACGGCGACGAGTATCTCGACTGGTGGGAGAATCGGCGGCCAGCACCGGAGGACTCCCTCGGCTATGCAACCCAGCTCTTCGGTGACCGCGCCGTGGCGTACATCGACGAGCGTCCCGAAGCGGGCGCGGCCTCACCTCCCTTCTTCCTCTACCTCCCCTTCACCGCTCCCCATTTTGGACGGCCCCCCGTCATGACGAGGACCGGTGTGCTCCAGCTTCCTATCGGCCAGGAGGAAGAGTATCTCTCCCGCTTCGACGGCGTGGAGATAAGCGGTAGCCGCATGCGAACCATTTTGAGGAAGCGGTACCTCGCCATGGTTGCCGTCCTCGACGACGAGGTGGGACGCATCATGGACGCCCTCGACCGAAACGGATTGGCCGACCGTACCGTCATCTGGTTCATCTCCGACAACGGCGGGTTCGTCGAACTCGGCGCTTCTAACGCGCCGCTTCGCGGTGGCAAGAAAGAGCCGTACGAGGGCGGGATCCGGGTGCCCTCGTTCGTATCGTGGCCGGGGCACATCGCTCCCGGCGTCAGCGCACAGCTTGCCGGCAATATCGACGTGGCACCTACGCTGCTCAGCCTCGCAGGCATCCCGTTCGACCACCCCGTCGACGGGATCGATCTCGGCGATCACCTCGCGGGGGGACCTGTGTTTTCGCGCGGCGGCATCGCCACGGTCAACGCCGTCCACGGCGACGCCTACCGGCTTAGGCAGTGGAAGCTCGTGCGCCCGTACGACGCGGCGGGCGCGCCCCTCCCGCCGGAGCTCTACGACCTCTCTACCGATGCCAACGAGGTGACGGACCTGGCCTCCGTCTATCCCGACACGCTAGCCATGCTCGTCGACCTCCTTCCTTATGGCAAGTCGGTTGGCGCACGGCCTACAGCCATGGACTCCCCTGCCAAGACCGCCGTGCAGCGTGCGGTGCGAGCACCCGAGACCGAACTCCGCGTTGCGCCCAACCCTTCCCGGCCAGGCGCAGGCGATGCGTTCGTCGAACTCACCCTCGGCATGGAGGAGCGCGTACGGCTGGAGGTGTTCGACCTGCTGGGCCGGCGCATTGCCCTGCTATGGGAGGGGCCTCTGGAAGCCAGCACCTACCGGTTCGCGCTTCCCGCGACGGCTTCAGGCACGTTCGTGGTCCGTGCCGCAAGTCCGTCCGGCACGCACACCGTCAAGGCCACCCGCGCCCGGTAG
- a CDS encoding glycosyl hydrolase family 17 protein yields the protein MSRADKLKLFRDMLDRKIHGIAFSPYLDGQRPGVEIGEAQILDRLAIIEPYVRWVRTFSCIEGNQAVPRIAHERGLKAMVGIDVGPDLDDNEEQVENGIAIAQAGHADILVVGNENMLRRDLSEQQLLDYIGRVKAAVPDEVPVSFVDAYFLFEQHPAIAEAVDVLLVNCYPFWESCPAEYALLYMKEMYRRAVKVASGKRVIISETGWPSSGTAFGASVPSYDNALEYVINTYRWAEEDGIEIFYFAAFDEAWKVRAEGDVGAYWGLWDSSGNLKYD from the coding sequence ATGTCCCGTGCCGACAAGCTCAAACTCTTCCGGGATATGCTGGACCGCAAGATTCACGGCATCGCGTTCAGCCCCTACCTCGACGGGCAGCGGCCGGGCGTCGAGATCGGCGAGGCGCAGATCCTCGACCGCCTCGCCATCATCGAGCCGTACGTCCGCTGGGTCCGCACCTTCTCGTGCATCGAGGGCAACCAGGCCGTGCCGCGCATCGCGCACGAGCGGGGCCTCAAGGCGATGGTCGGGATCGACGTGGGGCCGGACCTGGACGACAACGAGGAGCAGGTCGAGAACGGCATCGCCATCGCGCAGGCCGGGCACGCCGACATCCTGGTGGTCGGCAACGAGAACATGCTGCGCCGCGACCTGAGCGAGCAGCAGCTCCTCGACTACATCGGGCGCGTCAAGGCTGCCGTCCCGGACGAGGTACCCGTCAGCTTCGTCGATGCCTACTTTCTCTTCGAGCAGCACCCGGCGATTGCCGAGGCGGTGGACGTGCTCCTCGTCAACTGCTACCCGTTCTGGGAGAGCTGCCCGGCGGAGTACGCGCTCCTCTACATGAAAGAGATGTACCGCCGCGCCGTCAAGGTCGCAAGCGGCAAACGCGTCATCATCAGTGAAACCGGCTGGCCTAGCTCCGGTACGGCGTTTGGAGCGTCGGTCCCGTCCTACGACAACGCGCTGGAGTACGTCATCAACACCTACCGCTGGGCCGAGGAAGACGGCATCGAGATTTTCTACTTCGCCGCCTTCGACGAGGCCTGGAAGGTCAGGGCCGAGGGCGACGTCGGGGCCTACTGGGGCCTGTGGGACAGCAGCGGCAACCTGAAATACGACTGA